The following are encoded together in the Anaerostipes caccae L1-92 genome:
- a CDS encoding MFS transporter, producing the protein MTKHSLFLNLTENSWKKKADSFILRLDSYSPVLEIGENYKFFYQFYIPTECMKGVFMKDKLFTRDFSLVVIGQIISLFGNSILRFALPLYLLNETGSASLFGIVTACSFIPMILLSPAGGIVADRINKRNIMVILDYATSALILLFTAALGHVSLVMLLVITLMILYGIQGAYQPAVQASLPALLTPDRLLSGNAVINQVNALANLIGPVAGGALYGFYGIRPILYVSIICFIFSATMELFIHIPFKKPKKGTSVFAVVKQDLSESFRFIRTEQPVIGKGILIVCAFNLFLSALLIVGLPVIITQFLHMSSQLYGYAQGALALGGLLGGILTGVFAKRLNIQGVHVLLLLSGASLLPIGLVLNLDVPPMAAYIVITLCSFFMMACSTMFTVQMLSFVQALTPHHLIGKVISCIMALSMCSQPLGQAVYGVLFDVLKSQSYFAVYGACLICCLISWESRKIFRTIPLAEPAAE; encoded by the coding sequence ATGACGAAGCACTCCTTGTTCTTGAATCTTACCGAAAACAGCTGGAAGAAAAAAGCTGACTCATTCATCCTCAGACTGGACTCATACAGTCCGGTCTTGGAGATTGGTGAGAACTACAAATTTTTTTATCAATTTTACATACCAACCGAATGTATGAAAGGAGTTTTTATGAAAGATAAACTATTTACCAGAGATTTTTCTCTGGTAGTGATCGGACAGATCATTTCTCTGTTCGGCAATTCCATCCTGAGGTTTGCACTTCCTCTGTATCTGTTAAATGAAACAGGGTCCGCATCCCTGTTCGGCATTGTCACCGCCTGTTCCTTTATTCCTATGATCCTGCTCTCACCCGCAGGAGGTATAGTTGCGGACCGGATCAACAAAAGAAATATCATGGTCATTCTTGACTATGCAACCAGCGCTCTGATCCTGTTGTTTACCGCCGCTCTCGGCCATGTATCCCTGGTGATGCTTTTGGTCATAACCCTTATGATCCTTTATGGCATACAGGGTGCATACCAGCCGGCAGTCCAGGCAAGCCTTCCGGCTCTGCTGACTCCGGACCGTCTGCTTTCCGGAAATGCAGTCATCAATCAGGTCAATGCTCTGGCCAATCTAATCGGTCCGGTGGCCGGCGGAGCCTTATACGGCTTCTACGGAATCCGCCCGATATTATATGTGAGCATCATCTGCTTTATATTTTCTGCCACAATGGAACTGTTTATCCATATCCCATTTAAAAAGCCAAAAAAGGGAACCAGTGTATTTGCAGTAGTAAAACAGGATCTTTCAGAAAGTTTCCGGTTTATCCGTACAGAACAGCCTGTTATAGGGAAAGGAATCCTGATTGTCTGCGCATTTAACTTATTTTTAAGCGCCCTGCTCATCGTAGGCCTGCCTGTGATCATCACACAGTTTCTCCATATGTCCAGCCAGCTTTATGGGTATGCCCAGGGAGCCTTAGCCCTCGGGGGCCTTTTGGGCGGTATCCTCACCGGAGTCTTTGCAAAACGGCTGAATATCCAGGGGGTCCATGTTCTGCTCTTGCTCAGCGGAGCGTCTCTCCTTCCAATCGGACTCGTGCTGAATCTGGATGTTCCTCCGATGGCAGCCTACATTGTAATCACCCTGTGCAGTTTCTTTATGATGGCCTGCTCCACGATGTTTACCGTGCAGATGCTCTCATTCGTGCAGGCTCTTACACCGCATCATCTGATCGGCAAAGTCATCTCCTGTATCATGGCACTGTCCATGTGTTCCCAGCCTCTTGGCCAGGCCGTATACGGAGTTCTGTTTGATGTTTTGAAGAGCCAGTCTTATTTTGCGGTCTACGGTGCCTGCCTGATTTGCTGTCTGATTTCCTGGGAATCCAGAAAAATATTCCGTACTATTCCGCTGGCAGAACCGGCTGCTGAATAA
- the sfsA gene encoding DNA/RNA nuclease SfsA translates to MHYDHIISGTFLKRPNRFIAIVLVGGQEEEAHVKNTGRCRELLIPGARVYLQQHNDPKRKTKYSLIGVSKGNLMINMDSQAPNKAVGEWLKRGGIFPYIEEIRAEKKYGNSRFDFFVRGGELMAGTREAFVEVKGVTLEEDGTAWFPDAPTERGVKHIEELIHCVEEGYDAYIIFVIQMKGVHCFRPNDRTHRAFGDTLRKAADSGVHILALDCLVTKDTMEIDEKIPVIL, encoded by the coding sequence ATGCATTATGATCATATTATTTCAGGTACATTTTTAAAGCGCCCCAATCGGTTTATAGCCATTGTACTCGTCGGAGGACAGGAAGAAGAGGCACATGTTAAGAATACAGGAAGATGCAGGGAACTGCTGATTCCCGGAGCCAGGGTTTACCTGCAGCAGCATAACGATCCTAAGAGAAAGACAAAGTATTCTCTGATTGGTGTGAGCAAAGGAAATCTAATGATCAACATGGATTCCCAGGCGCCCAATAAAGCTGTGGGAGAATGGCTGAAAAGGGGAGGGATTTTTCCTTATATAGAAGAGATCAGGGCGGAAAAAAAGTATGGAAATTCCAGATTTGATTTCTTTGTCAGAGGAGGAGAACTTATGGCGGGAACCAGAGAGGCCTTCGTGGAAGTAAAAGGAGTGACCCTGGAGGAGGATGGAACAGCATGGTTTCCTGATGCGCCTACCGAACGCGGAGTCAAGCATATAGAGGAACTCATACACTGCGTGGAAGAAGGTTATGATGCATATATTATCTTCGTCATTCAGATGAAAGGCGTGCACTGCTTCAGGCCCAATGACCGTACCCACAGGGCCTTTGGAGATACTCTGAGGAAAGCAGCAGACTCTGGAGTGCATATACTTGCACTGGACTGCCTTGTAACAAAGGACACAATGGAAATTGATGAGAAAATTCCGGTGATTCTGTAA
- a CDS encoding anthrax toxin lethal factor-related metalloendopeptidase, whose protein sequence is MKKAVSKLIAVALAVIVIAAGVGMGVPASKSVEASSKVSVKVSTTRKVKTKKYKLKKKVCRKKTTTKKKMKTTKKLTKSVSKKVEKVIRQNTVVKTTMKAKRKTVKTTITTKTTTKTTNLARSGSADINQLKGIIDTRVINSFKKTGMTIETNPRSSVLKGADGVFSPSRKRIYLKANVDRVLVHEVGHFVAYRQGRADSTKEFQAIYKAEKNKFKGDNKKYAVSSNKEFFAECFKEYSMNKSSLKKNCPRSYKYIQSVISRM, encoded by the coding sequence ATGAAAAAAGCAGTTTCTAAGTTGATAGCTGTGGCATTAGCGGTCATTGTGATTGCCGCAGGCGTTGGGATGGGGGTCCCGGCTTCGAAAAGTGTCGAAGCATCAAGCAAGGTTTCAGTAAAGGTCAGCACAACCAGAAAAGTCAAAACAAAAAAATATAAGTTAAAGAAAAAAGTATGCAGAAAAAAGACAACCACAAAAAAGAAAATGAAAACTACAAAGAAACTGACAAAGAGTGTTTCAAAAAAAGTTGAGAAAGTCATTCGACAGAATACAGTAGTTAAAACGACTATGAAGGCAAAGCGCAAGACAGTCAAGACTACGATTACGACGAAGACTACAACAAAGACGACAAATCTGGCCAGATCAGGAAGTGCTGACATTAACCAATTGAAGGGGATCATTGATACAAGGGTAATCAATTCATTTAAGAAGACCGGAATGACGATTGAAACGAATCCGCGTTCCTCCGTCTTAAAGGGAGCAGACGGAGTGTTCAGCCCATCCAGAAAGAGAATTTACCTGAAAGCCAACGTAGACCGCGTGCTTGTCCATGAAGTGGGACATTTCGTGGCATACAGGCAGGGAAGAGCTGATTCAACCAAAGAGTTCCAGGCTATCTACAAAGCAGAGAAGAATAAGTTCAAAGGAGACAATAAAAAGTATGCTGTTTCCTCCAACAAGGAGTTTTTTGCAGAATGCTTTAAAGAATACTCTATGAACAAGTCTTCCTTAAAGAAAAATTGCCCGCGCTCTTACAAGTACATACAATCTGTGATCAGCAGAATGTAA
- a CDS encoding ABC transporter ATP-binding protein: protein MTTALSLEQVSYSYHTMKQETTALSSITFDVLSGEFVAVVGPSGCGKSTMLHLIAKLLPLSGGTIKINGVPIEESTDHIGYMLQKDQLLPWRTIYENVTLGLKIQNIKDPEAFDKVDRLLELYGLKDFKNSYPSQLSGGMRQRAALIRTLALSPDILLLDEPFSALDYQTRLRVSDDIGTIIKEKKKTALLVTHDLSEAISMADRVIVLSKRPGTVKTIVPIHLTCEKKTPQAARNAVEFKDYFNQLWREIND from the coding sequence ATGACCACTGCCCTTTCCTTAGAGCAGGTTTCCTACTCTTACCATACTATGAAGCAAGAAACTACGGCTCTTTCCTCAATCACTTTTGATGTATTAAGCGGTGAATTCGTCGCGGTAGTAGGCCCAAGCGGATGCGGAAAATCGACCATGCTGCATTTAATTGCAAAACTGCTCCCTCTGTCTGGCGGCACCATCAAAATCAACGGCGTACCGATCGAGGAATCCACCGACCATATCGGATATATGCTCCAGAAGGATCAGCTTCTTCCCTGGCGCACTATTTATGAAAATGTTACCCTGGGACTCAAGATACAAAACATCAAAGATCCGGAGGCATTTGATAAGGTTGACCGTCTGCTGGAACTTTACGGACTCAAAGACTTTAAAAACTCTTATCCGAGCCAGCTTTCCGGAGGTATGCGCCAGAGGGCTGCTCTGATTCGTACACTCGCCCTGTCCCCGGATATCCTTCTTCTGGATGAACCATTTTCTGCATTGGACTACCAGACAAGACTCCGGGTATCCGATGATATAGGCACCATCATAAAAGAGAAGAAAAAAACTGCTCTCCTCGTCACCCATGATCTTTCTGAGGCGATCAGTATGGCCGACCGTGTCATCGTGCTGTCCAAACGTCCGGGAACTGTCAAGACCATTGTTCCTATTCACCTTACATGTGAGAAAAAAACACCGCAGGCTGCAAGAAATGCAGTAGAATTTAAAGATTATTTTAATCAATTATGGAGGGAAATCAATGACTGA
- a CDS encoding ABC transporter permease: MTDPISKEQSEYLNQIQRKKYWIRVAQVLLLLLLLFAWETAVSKNILNGFIFSSPSRIIRCFYGMVTDHSIFLHIGVTLAETLVSFALITLFSVLIATILWWFPTAAKIIDPYLVVLNSLPKSALAPILIVWLGNNMKTIIITAISIAVFGSILNLYSGFLHVDKERLTLIRTLGGTKKDCLTMAVIPSCIPLLLSIMNVNIGLSLVGVIIGEFLAARSGLGYLIIYGSQVFKMDWVLMSIVLLCIIAMLLYALTGFIKKMYQRKI, from the coding sequence ATGACTGATCCAATTTCTAAAGAACAGTCCGAGTATTTAAACCAAATACAACGGAAAAAATATTGGATCCGGGTTGCCCAGGTCCTTCTGCTTCTCCTTCTTTTATTTGCCTGGGAAACAGCGGTTTCAAAAAATATACTGAACGGATTTATTTTCAGCAGTCCAAGCAGGATCATCCGGTGTTTTTACGGCATGGTAACAGACCATTCCATCTTTCTTCATATTGGGGTTACTCTGGCTGAAACGCTCGTAAGCTTTGCGCTGATCACTTTATTTTCAGTGCTGATCGCGACTATCTTATGGTGGTTCCCCACGGCTGCCAAGATCATCGACCCATACCTTGTAGTCTTAAACAGTCTTCCGAAATCAGCCCTTGCTCCGATCCTGATCGTCTGGCTCGGAAATAATATGAAGACGATCATTATCACCGCCATCTCCATTGCGGTTTTCGGAAGTATCCTGAATTTATACAGTGGATTTCTCCACGTAGATAAGGAGCGCTTGACACTCATCCGGACTCTCGGAGGAACAAAAAAAGACTGCCTGACCATGGCAGTCATACCCAGCTGTATTCCATTGCTTTTAAGCATTATGAATGTAAACATCGGGCTTTCTCTTGTAGGTGTGATCATCGGAGAATTTTTGGCAGCACGCTCCGGCCTTGGATACCTGATCATCTACGGAAGCCAGGTATTTAAAATGGATTGGGTACTAATGTCTATCGTTCTCTTATGCATCATCGCTATGCTTCTGTACGCCCTGACCGGATTTATAAAGAAAATGTATCAGAGAAAAATCTGA
- a CDS encoding diguanylate cyclase domain-containing protein: MEAEKRTLLIVDDVELNRAILNEIFCKNYYIIEAANGKEALDIILDARKKVDLVLLDLVMPVMDGFVLMEILKEKGVLEHLPVVVITVDGSEQILEKAYSMGAEEIIIKPFNPDIIREKVKNILSMYIRMELISSMGKLQHLTEEDTEDQLSADTGTKTRIDALSTRTLYLLELEREKNRVLANLSGDIMFDYDVKSDTLSFSEKYFEVFGRDTVIEEVSRKIRRTDIIYDDDKQVLVNNLEGLSTDNTTMRAQIRLMTKDSGYLWYECFIKSIWDMDDGMCLSLIGKFVNIDQHRKEISRWKEAADNDALTGINNRKGLEEKILKIMKENGDSSGVLLFLDLDDFKQINDSKGHAFGDKVLRTVAEKIKSCVRSTDVVGRIGGDEFIVFLNGIGGKDAALKKAEEIEQKIQDGFHGYPVTVSIGIAQFPEDGAEFDVLIKRADQALYYSKNKGKNRYTFYDKKTKDMPFQSLLSKMDSDEDL, encoded by the coding sequence ATGGAAGCAGAAAAGCGGACGCTTTTGATCGTTGACGACGTGGAATTAAACAGAGCAATCTTGAATGAGATTTTCTGTAAAAATTATTATATTATTGAAGCTGCCAATGGAAAAGAAGCTCTGGATATTATTTTAGATGCGAGGAAAAAAGTAGACTTGGTTCTGCTTGATTTAGTCATGCCCGTCATGGACGGTTTCGTACTGATGGAGATACTGAAAGAAAAGGGGGTACTGGAGCATCTCCCGGTGGTGGTCATCACGGTGGACGGTTCAGAACAGATTCTGGAGAAGGCATACTCCATGGGGGCGGAAGAGATCATCATCAAACCGTTTAACCCCGATATCATCAGGGAAAAAGTAAAAAATATTTTGTCCATGTACATAAGGATGGAACTGATCAGCAGCATGGGGAAGCTTCAGCACCTGACTGAGGAAGATACAGAGGATCAGCTTTCTGCGGATACCGGCACAAAAACACGGATCGATGCCCTTTCTACTCGGACGCTGTATCTCCTTGAGCTGGAGAGGGAAAAGAACCGGGTGCTGGCAAATCTCTCCGGGGATATTATGTTTGATTATGATGTAAAGTCAGATACGCTTTCTTTTTCAGAAAAATATTTTGAGGTATTCGGGCGGGATACTGTGATCGAGGAAGTGAGCCGGAAGATCAGGAGAACGGATATCATCTATGACGATGACAAGCAGGTATTGGTGAACAATCTGGAAGGGCTGAGTACGGACAATACAACGATGCGTGCACAGATCCGGCTGATGACAAAAGACAGCGGATATCTTTGGTATGAGTGTTTTATAAAGTCTATCTGGGATATGGACGATGGAATGTGTTTGTCTCTGATAGGGAAATTCGTCAATATAGATCAGCACAGGAAAGAAATCTCCCGATGGAAAGAAGCGGCCGACAATGATGCCTTGACAGGAATCAATAATCGTAAAGGGCTGGAAGAAAAGATCTTAAAGATTATGAAAGAGAATGGGGATTCTTCAGGCGTACTGCTGTTTCTGGACCTGGATGACTTTAAACAGATCAATGACAGCAAAGGTCATGCTTTTGGCGACAAAGTGCTGCGGACCGTAGCAGAGAAGATTAAAAGCTGTGTCAGATCAACCGATGTGGTAGGCAGGATTGGGGGAGACGAGTTCATTGTTTTTCTCAACGGGATCGGAGGAAAGGATGCGGCACTCAAAAAGGCAGAAGAGATAGAACAGAAGATTCAGGACGGCTTTCATGGATATCCGGTAACGGTCAGCATAGGGATCGCACAGTTCCCGGAAGACGGAGCAGAATTTGATGTATTGATCAAGAGGGCAGATCAGGCACTTTATTACTCTAAAAATAAGGGAAAGAATCGGTATACATTTTATGATAAGAAGACAAAAGACATGCCGTTTCAGTCACTGCTCTCCAAGATGGACAGCGATGAAGATTTATAA
- a CDS encoding Hpt domain-containing protein, producing the protein MNLEDFYRGRGEDYPVIIGRFMGNENLLKKFVKNFPDDPTYGRLCEAMEAKDWPQVEMSAHTLKGVAANLSFSKLFQASADLVSVIREQETEKADGLFSEVQKAYKEVVQGISGLD; encoded by the coding sequence ATGAATTTAGAAGACTTTTATAGAGGAAGAGGCGAAGATTATCCGGTTATCATCGGAAGGTTTATGGGAAATGAAAATCTTTTAAAGAAGTTTGTCAAGAATTTTCCGGATGACCCGACCTATGGACGGCTTTGCGAAGCGATGGAGGCAAAAGACTGGCCGCAGGTGGAAATGTCGGCGCATACATTGAAGGGGGTAGCGGCGAATCTGAGTTTTTCAAAACTATTTCAGGCATCGGCGGACCTGGTCAGCGTCATAAGAGAACAAGAGACAGAGAAGGCAGATGGATTATTTTCAGAAGTGCAGAAAGCTTACAAAGAGGTAGTACAGGGAATATCCGGGCTGGATTAA
- a CDS encoding PHP domain-containing protein, translating to MKADLHSHTVLSDGALNVDQLISQAKRVGLDYIAVTDHNSTHSIPAVLALGKELGINVIPGVEINSVHEASDTKPHLLCYYPADVKKLQRKLDRYLEYQRQTKLAMYEKLMEDYPITKEQLFEAARKSTTLYEVHMMQVLASLGYTGTPIGELHQELFSSGSKYKLTQKDLTTHEAVGLIRSCGGVVVLAHPGEYKNPMLMEMLIEEKLIDGIELNHPRNDERTKDHVRSLAKEHDLFMTGGTDFHGIYTKTPYPIGSFLCPEEGLERLIAAGKEANESYLHSSRHDDADTADEKEAGIPE from the coding sequence ATGAAAGCAGATCTTCACTCACATACTGTGCTGTCCGACGGCGCTTTAAACGTCGACCAGCTGATCTCCCAGGCAAAACGCGTCGGCCTGGATTATATCGCCGTAACAGACCACAATTCCACCCACTCTATTCCCGCTGTACTTGCTCTAGGAAAAGAACTTGGGATCAATGTCATCCCTGGGGTCGAGATCAACTCTGTTCACGAGGCTTCCGATACAAAACCTCATCTTCTCTGCTACTATCCCGCCGATGTAAAGAAGCTTCAGAGAAAGCTTGACCGTTATCTGGAATATCAGCGGCAGACGAAGCTTGCCATGTACGAAAAGCTCATGGAAGATTATCCGATCACGAAAGAACAGCTCTTTGAGGCTGCCCGGAAAAGTACTACCCTGTATGAAGTACATATGATGCAGGTCCTGGCTTCTCTGGGATATACAGGTACCCCTATCGGTGAACTCCACCAAGAGCTTTTTTCTTCCGGTTCTAAATACAAACTGACCCAGAAGGATCTGACAACACACGAAGCAGTCGGCCTGATCCGATCCTGCGGCGGTGTCGTAGTCCTGGCCCACCCGGGAGAATATAAAAATCCCATGCTCATGGAGATGCTCATTGAAGAAAAACTCATCGACGGTATCGAACTGAATCATCCGAGAAATGATGAGCGCACAAAGGACCATGTCAGATCTCTGGCCAAAGAACATGATTTATTTATGACCGGCGGCACGGATTTCCATGGTATATATACTAAGACACCTTATCCGATCGGCTCTTTTCTGTGCCCTGAAGAGGGGCTGGAACGTCTCATAGCTGCAGGCAAAGAAGCAAATGAATCCTATCTACACTCCTCCAGACATGATGATGCTGATACCGCGGACGAAAAAGAAGCAGGAATCCCGGAATAA
- a CDS encoding LysE family transporter translates to MLHLYDFVIYCFITAYTPGANNLLSMSNAIRLGFRRSVRFNLGILAGFTAVMTICTVFSTALYSSLPKIRFVMQFLGAAYMLFLAWKLWKSSNDMTSDGGSEASFLSGMILQFANPKIYIYAITAMSLYILPAYQSTGALAAFTIMLSLIGASGSFVWALFGSAFCNFFSKHFRAVNLVMVLLLIYCAVSLFM, encoded by the coding sequence TTGCTGCATCTATATGATTTTGTAATTTATTGTTTTATAACTGCTTATACTCCGGGGGCAAATAATCTGCTCTCTATGAGCAATGCCATACGCCTTGGATTTCGCCGCAGCGTACGTTTTAATCTTGGGATCTTGGCCGGCTTTACGGCAGTTATGACAATTTGTACGGTTTTCAGTACGGCACTTTATTCTTCTCTTCCAAAAATTAGATTTGTCATGCAGTTTCTTGGGGCTGCCTATATGCTGTTCCTGGCATGGAAATTGTGGAAGAGTTCCAATGATATGACTTCAGACGGAGGAAGTGAAGCCAGCTTTCTCTCGGGAATGATCTTACAGTTTGCTAATCCTAAAATATACATTTATGCTATAACAGCCATGTCACTTTATATTCTTCCCGCCTATCAGTCGACAGGCGCTTTAGCAGCATTTACGATTATGTTATCATTGATCGGTGCGTCAGGATCTTTTGTATGGGCATTGTTTGGGTCGGCTTTTTGCAATTTTTTCTCAAAACATTTCCGTGCGGTCAATCTGGTGATGGTTCTTCTGCTGATCTACTGTGCAGTCTCACTATTTATGTAA
- a CDS encoding helix-turn-helix domain-containing protein: MNLIVAKNIKRLREKQKLSMEALSKLSGVSKSMLAQIERGDGNPTISTLWKISNGMKVPFDALTVRPKTPYEIIKTADIEPLLEDSGRVKNYPLFPDDADRKFAVYYLKLEPYSRWESEAHLKGTTEFITVFHGDLEICADCHKFTLTKDESIRFPGDTAHSYRNTGNDTVVLYMILFYP, translated from the coding sequence ATGAATTTAATTGTTGCCAAAAACATTAAACGTCTCCGTGAAAAGCAGAAACTCAGCATGGAGGCACTTTCAAAATTAAGCGGTGTCAGTAAAAGTATGCTGGCCCAAATTGAGCGCGGGGACGGGAACCCAACGATATCAACCTTGTGGAAAATATCAAATGGCATGAAGGTACCCTTTGATGCCTTGACTGTCCGTCCAAAAACTCCATACGAAATCATTAAGACAGCAGACATAGAACCGCTGCTGGAAGATTCGGGAAGGGTTAAAAATTATCCGCTTTTTCCGGATGACGCCGACAGGAAATTCGCCGTATACTATCTGAAGTTGGAACCATACAGCCGCTGGGAGTCCGAAGCACATCTGAAAGGAACGACAGAATTTATCACTGTATTTCACGGAGATCTTGAAATATGCGCTGATTGTCACAAATTTACCTTAACAAAAGACGAAAGTATACGATTTCCGGGAGATACTGCTCACTCTTACCGCAACACCGGAAACGATACTGTCGTCTTATATATGATCCTATTTTATCCATAG
- a CDS encoding VOC family protein, whose amino-acid sequence MRYICTVLSVSDIKKSRKFYENLFGLELYQDYGINISFTCGLALQQDFDWLVNIPKEAVLKKTNNIEICFEEEDFDGFLKKLKTYPDAEHLGDVIEHSWGQRVIRFYDPDGHLIEVGESMKMVITRFLDSGLTMEEVSSKMDASAEDLQKLLDKEE is encoded by the coding sequence ATGAGATATATATGTACCGTCTTATCCGTATCGGACATTAAGAAATCCAGAAAGTTTTATGAGAATTTATTCGGATTGGAGCTTTACCAGGATTATGGCATCAATATATCCTTTACTTGCGGACTTGCACTGCAGCAGGACTTTGACTGGCTGGTGAACATACCAAAAGAGGCAGTTCTGAAAAAAACAAATAACATCGAGATCTGCTTTGAAGAAGAGGACTTCGATGGATTCTTGAAAAAACTGAAAACTTATCCGGATGCTGAGCATTTGGGAGATGTGATTGAGCACAGCTGGGGACAGCGTGTCATCAGGTTTTATGATCCGGACGGGCATCTCATCGAAGTGGGAGAGTCAATGAAAATGGTAATTACCCGTTTTCTGGATTCGGGACTTACTATGGAAGAAGTTTCCAGCAAGATGGATGCCTCGGCAGAAGATCTGCAAAAACTTTTAGATAAGGAAGAGTGA
- a CDS encoding NAD(P)/FAD-dependent oxidoreductase, producing MYIVENKFDVIIIGAGPSGIFCAYELSQKKADLKILMIEKGRRIEDRSCPKRKTKVCVGCKPCSITTGFAGAGAFSDGKLSLSPDVGGNLPQILGYEETEQLLKESDQIYLKFGADTKVYGLNEEKEIARIRKKAIKANLKLIECPIRHLGTEEGYKIYQRLQEHLLGVGVRMEFNTMVDNILTAKGRVRGVVTDKGETFYAEEVVAAVGREGSEWLSNLCREHEIATEVGTVDVGVRVEVRDEIMEELNKSLYEAKLVYYTPTFDDKVRVFCTNPSGEVATEYYEDGLAVVNGHAYKAEKYKTKNTNFAILVSKNFTKPFKEPIQYGKHIAQLSNMLCDGKILVQRFGDFVRGRRTTEERLLRNNITPTLRDAVPGDLSLVFPYRIMKAIEEMIYALDQVTPGMASDETLLYGVEVKFYSNKVVTDQAFETNIKGLRAIGDGASVTRGLQQASANGLSAARSILTAKGVSI from the coding sequence GTGTATATTGTGGAAAATAAATTTGACGTCATTATTATAGGAGCAGGGCCTTCGGGGATTTTCTGTGCGTATGAACTCTCACAAAAGAAAGCGGATTTAAAGATCTTAATGATAGAGAAGGGAAGAAGGATTGAAGACCGGTCCTGTCCCAAAAGGAAAACAAAAGTGTGTGTGGGCTGTAAGCCATGTTCCATTACGACCGGATTTGCAGGTGCAGGAGCTTTTTCTGACGGAAAGCTTTCCCTCTCTCCGGATGTGGGCGGAAATCTGCCGCAGATCCTTGGATACGAAGAAACAGAGCAGCTTCTGAAAGAATCGGACCAGATCTATTTGAAATTTGGAGCGGACACAAAAGTGTATGGATTGAATGAAGAAAAAGAAATTGCAAGGATCAGAAAAAAGGCAATTAAAGCCAATCTGAAATTAATCGAGTGTCCGATTCGGCATCTTGGCACGGAAGAGGGATATAAGATATACCAAAGGCTTCAGGAGCACCTGCTTGGCGTGGGGGTCAGGATGGAATTTAACACCATGGTTGATAATATTCTGACTGCAAAAGGACGGGTGAGGGGTGTGGTCACCGATAAAGGAGAGACATTCTATGCAGAGGAAGTTGTTGCCGCCGTGGGCAGGGAAGGATCTGAATGGCTCAGCAACCTGTGCCGGGAACACGAGATTGCGACTGAGGTGGGAACCGTAGACGTAGGCGTCAGAGTGGAGGTTCGGGATGAAATCATGGAAGAACTGAACAAGAGCCTGTACGAGGCAAAGCTGGTATATTATACGCCGACCTTTGACGATAAAGTCCGCGTGTTCTGTACCAACCCTTCAGGAGAAGTGGCCACAGAATATTATGAGGACGGACTTGCAGTAGTAAACGGCCATGCATATAAGGCAGAAAAATATAAGACAAAGAATACTAATTTTGCAATTCTTGTATCGAAAAATTTTACGAAGCCGTTTAAAGAGCCCATCCAGTATGGAAAACATATCGCGCAGCTCAGCAATATGCTCTGCGACGGAAAGATCCTTGTCCAGAGGTTCGGAGATTTTGTCCGGGGACGCAGAACGACAGAGGAACGCCTTCTCAGAAACAACATCACGCCGACGTTAAGGGATGCGGTGCCGGGGGATCTGTCATTGGTATTTCCTTACAGAATTATGAAAGCGATTGAAGAGATGATCTATGCACTGGATCAGGTGACGCCGGGGATGGCCAGTGATGAAACGCTGCTCTATGGAGTGGAAGTGAAATTTTATTCCAATAAAGTCGTCACAGACCAGGCGTTTGAAACCAACATCAAAGGCCTTCGGGCAATCGGTGACGGAGCCTCAGTCACAAGGGGCCTTCAGCAGGCATCGGCTAACGGGCTGAGCGCAGCCAGGAGTATTTTAACTGCGAAAGGAGTATCTATATGA